The window CAAACTACAAGTGCATATAGTCATACAGGAAACCTGACAATAATGCATGATGCAGGTCTTTGctatgtacatgttgtacaatCAAACCTTCGGGTAAAAATTCTCAAACCAGAGTGCTCTTTTAAGCTGACCCCAATCACTCAGCGTAGAGCAGTCTCATGTTTCAACACACACACATGTGGCTCATACTAGGGCAGCTGCTTTCCAAATTGACTGTCTCTTTTTCGGtaatctttattattattattttttttccaggctTAAGGAAACTCTGTATCGATTGACCACAAGccgactgactgactgactgcaCGTGAAATAACTGAGGGTCTTTGGAATCCGATGTGGCCAAGATTACCGGTCAGTTTGCCTCATTAGTAGTAAGTCGGGCATACTTGGAATTTTGAACACTAACTATTTTccctggtaaggggcacttctatgaggaaaatgttagctgtattggaaccttgcaaagggcacaacagcaaatgcgcagggcaccacggcaattgctatgggtgttgtcattactcgaaataattgttagcataaaaacttacttggtaacgagctgttgataatataaaacattgtgagaaacggctccctctgaactaacatagttttggagaaagaagtaatttctcactaaaatatttgaaagaagtaatttctcactaaaatattttaattgtttgtttgtttgtttgtttgtttgtttagacgatcttcccatcaaaggaactcggcaaactcccacaaggagatataaacaccaagctggcaacaaccaatctctctcatacaaacattggtttaacgtctatgattaggaaatgcacaaatcaagaaactgtgcTTCAgttaactagatgacaatatttattttagtcattgtgaaaatCAGAGGTTAGCTAGGGGATTCGAACttacaaccttgtgatttttgAGCAGaggtctcgcaacttcgacgaccaattgagctcaaattttcacaggtttgttattttatgtgcatatgttgagatacaccaattgagaagactggtctttgaccaaaggtgtccagtgcctttaattcgaGGCCTGAAATATGTGTATGGAAGTTTTTTGTGAGTTGTGCGGTACCTCAAActcttatataaaaaaaaatataaaaaataaaaacttaccttgAGAGCGGCAATCTCCTGCATGAGTACAGCATTCTCCAGGTCCAGCCTTTGGCTATCCACACTGGACATGACCTCCTGGGACATCGGATCGATGTACACGCTCTCCAGCTCCATGACGGTCAGCCGCACGGCTGACTTATCGTTCTTCAGCTGCTGGATGTAGTCTCGCAGTCGCTGCTCGTCCTCCTTGCTGAACTCTGTGTCGCAGCTGCTTGCCGTTGAACTTGTTGTGCTGattagggggagggggaggagaGGGAAAAAGGTGATTAACCAAACAGCGGAATGAAAGGTATCAAACAGTTACAGCAACATgctcgcaacatatgcataaaaacagCCAGACTATTCAAGtcagtatttttaaatgtaaggGCCTTGTCCAATTGCAGTGCATGCTTTTAGGATCAATTTCGATGacttatttttaaaacagtGCCTTACAATttccaagaaaaatatgtgaacattcaaaatCCGAATGCCTTTCCTCCATGGAGGTTGTCTGAAACTGGTTGAAAATTGTAAATTGCAAGGGGAACTTGGCAAATAGTTGCAGCTtgcaaaacagaaaagaaaaaacattcatgTTTAAATTTGTCTGTTTCTTTCCTTTGGTTGAGTTACAGGATCTTACACTTCAGACGCTTTACAGACTCTCTGAATCACCATTGGATAACAGTGAGTATTGTGCGAATATGGTTCCAAATTCATGTATCTTTTGaaaatttacagacaaaataaaatctaAGGGAAAAAATCATGACAAACCACACATCTGCAACTCAAGGTTTTTAATCCATACCTAGTATGACTATGAGAAGACACATCTTCCCAGGGTTGTAGCGTACACCCTGGTACATGACACACCATTGTACCACAGCTTCTATCCAGCCTCTGCAGCAGGGCCTTGGCCATGTTCTCAGCTGACTTGCGGTTCTCATGGACCCTCTTCAATACCATCGTCGTCTCTTCCGTGTCTTCGCCTGAACCTTCTGAACTCTCTCCTGGAGGTAAAACaacaagtaaaaaacaaaattgttgtatttaatTGTACGGTGTTTGTGCAATTTCAAAATTACTTTTGAGTAGAAACGATTGCTTACGActttagcccttttcacaccacTCCAGGACCCGGGTTGCCCTGGTGAATACCGgccagccttttcacactatgatcACTTTAACCACTGGTCTGACCCTAGTCCGCCTGGCAAGGGCATACTTCGGGGAAGAGGCACCTCTACTCTGAAATAGGGAAAAGCGGTAAAACCTTCGAGAATTCTTGAAATGTGCCGCTGGAACCCCCTGGAATAGGAACCTAGGCAGGGAAAAGTGTGCGGGAGTAACCGTGGGATAAAAACACCTCCTGGGTCCTCCCCTGGGCTGCATTCACCGGGGATAAGAGATaaagtgtgaaaagggttttCTTGTGCTAGCAAAACTCCCAAAACTCTTCTTCTCACCAGTCCCGATTCCTCCCACGCCTGCCGCCCTGCAGTTGGCCAGCACCACCTGCTGTTCTGTCTCGCACAGCATCAGCAGCACCTCGTACGCCTCCACCGTCTGGTCGCAGTAGTTGACCGCCAGCTGCAACGCCGTGTTGTTGCTCTCGTACTTTCCCACCAGCATCGTAAGCCGGTCGGCACTGCACTTGCTCTCCTCCAGCGACAGCTGCAGGAGGTCGTTCTGTGACCTCAGGTGCTCGATCTTGCTGTTGAGACGTTCCATCTCAACCTCTATGTCCCGAGCCTTGTTCTCCGGGATGGACAGACCGTGGGAGCTCATGGCCTGTAGGATCTCCTGCACGCTGGAGCATTCTTGTAATGACTGGGCGAGGTGCTCGGCGACTTTGGGATTGCCCACCTGTGGTCAAGATCAAGAATACAGCTGTTtgtaaaacttttatttttacaaatttcaatCTTGAGTGGCTTGCCATCATGAAAATATCTCATAGGCACTAAATAGAACAAGTCGTCCGCTCAGTTCTACAAGGTCATTATGGCAATTTCATACTCGTGAAtcagtgtcttgctaaaggacacacatttcaagaccaggacttgaacccatactctgctggtcagaaacagcAACAACTCACAACATTTTAGTCAAAGCTGCGCAGTTAGACGCAGACCATTaaatctttacatgtattttgactCCAAAAATTGCAGATCATGGGCTGATATTGCAATGGGTCAATGGGGGCATTATACGatgctaggcggcagcagattTGCTAGTAAAATTTGTAGTTCTTGTTAATGTTAGCATGCCTTGAACCACATAAATGATGGAAATCTACCTGTTCAGTCTGATGCCACCTAACATTTCAAAATCTCTTATTTGTCAGATGAAGTGATTTTGCGACTTTTCAATTTTTCAACTTTTACATCCAAAACCCAAACCACTCACCCCTATACTACTGAGGTCCGACGCCGTCAGCCCCCTCTCGGATCCCGACCTGGATGAATTGTCCGACGACCTGGAAGGCTTTAACCTGACCCGCTCGGCGACCTTCGCCACCGGCATGCCCCCTCTCCTCTCGCTCCCATACACACTCAGCTCCCCCGTGCTTGGGTTGATGCCATTGGGTAAGACTGTGGATGGGGTAGGGGTGGCGCGGTAACCCGGCGAGCTGAGCTGTTCGGATGATGACGACGTGTAACCTTGCTGGTGCTGTTGCTGTTTGTGATTGCTGGCAGCAGCTCCTgagagttgttgttgttgactgcTGCGGGACTGGTAGTCTCTTACCTTTGGGTTATTAAGGAAAGACAGATCGTTATTGTAAAGCTAATcaacttgggtttttttttatgtcagaGCTACTAATACTTGCATCTTGCAAACAGGGAAATTTTGTGCACAagaatcagggagatatttaggattacattcaacataacaagggaaaagtttccatactCTTTGCATATACTTTGAAATTTGTtaatcagaacatggaaagattgttATATTCTCAGGGACCTTTCTTCAGAACCAGGGAAAGTGGCAGCTCTGTGATGTCACAGACACAACACGGCTGAATTCACAAACACTTAAGTTGAGTTATCAATATTTCCAAAGTGATtttatattgtgacatcacagcAATTAAGATGGATTCAAATCTTAAGATAAATCTTAGATTTGAGTGAAGTCAAGCCCAGAGCTGCTTGAGTAGCAAATATTGCTTAGAAATTGTGAGCTAAACAGCTCCACGAAATTGTGCCCAGGTCTCTCCAACAAGACTGCTCACCCTTTTCCTCAGTTTATCCCTCTCGTCTCTGATGGCAATAAGATTGGCTTTAATCTTCTGCAGCTCGTCGTCCTTCATGGACAGCGTCGTGTTGAGATTCTCGTTCTCGTCCTGTAGGACACCGATCTCCTGCTCCAGGCTGCTGCGCCTCCTGGTGTCGTGGCTACGGTTTTGGAAGCCGTTCGGGGTGGAGTGGTCGGTGGACGTCGTCGAGTCAAAATGCAAGCCTTCAACCTCTTTGACGACCTTTAA of the Asterias rubens chromosome 3, eAstRub1.3, whole genome shotgun sequence genome contains:
- the LOC117287847 gene encoding colorectal mutant cancer protein-like isoform X2 → MNSMHSQRQVQKVPPNELHLAALASLKGEIIELNNRLQRVSSERDVLDKKLGKAQVERSRVLRENEDRLDQQAIRYEERITELHSVIAELNKKIDRSHGTAFREEDEFSQSASSPHSNISNSGGSCNGSFHGSDSANIDQCNDLSAELSRVVGELECAVEERKGNDNYRQHIDSADHAVQQLTSASHQVEQRSLEVVKEVEGLHFDSTTSTDHSTPNGFQNRSHDTRRRSSLEQEIGVLQDENENLNTTLSMKDDELQKIKANLIAIRDERDKLRKRVRDYQSRSSQQQQLSGAAASNHKQQQHQQGYTSSSSEQLSSPGYRATPTPSTVLPNGINPSTGELSVYGSERRGGMPVAKVAERVRLKPSRSSDNSSRSGSERGLTASDLSSIGVGNPKVAEHLAQSLQECSSVQEILQAMSSHGLSIPENKARDIEVEMERLNSKIEHLRSQNDLLQLSLEESKCSADRLTMLVGKYESNNTALQLAVNYCDQTVEAYEVLLMLCETEQQVVLANCRAAGVGGIGTGESSEGSGEDTEETTMVLKRVHENRKSAENMAKALLQRLDRSCGTMVCHVPGCTLQPWEDVSSHSHTSTTSSTASSCDTEFSKEDEQRLRDYIQQLKNDKSAVRLTVMELESVYIDPMSQEVMSSVDSQRLDLENAVLMQEIAALKEEKAELKAQYYLLEKEKKAAELKMSSRDAREMAYLAQIDHLKSEALDKKVMPKGQKQSANSTPMITLAELSQLDDPSISLDTAEMLRREKKLRSKIHELMATIEKLQKSSEMRHQQSAEFITDLKRANSALVTAYDKAKKKHQNRLKKLEAQMMAMVERHDTQVRMLKQRIALLEEENQASRPPHNETSL
- the LOC117287847 gene encoding colorectal mutant cancer protein-like isoform X1, with the protein product MTDQVLSLFRMVNKELEPCSFCDLHLAALASLKGEIIELNNRLQRVSSERDVLDKKLGKAQVERSRVLRENEDRLDQQAIRYEERITELHSVIAELNKKIDRSHGTAFREEDEFSQSASSPHSNISNSGGSCNGSFHGSDSANIDQCNDLSAELSRVVGELECAVEERKGNDNYRQHIDSADHAVQQLTSASHQVEQRSLEVVKEVEGLHFDSTTSTDHSTPNGFQNRSHDTRRRSSLEQEIGVLQDENENLNTTLSMKDDELQKIKANLIAIRDERDKLRKRVRDYQSRSSQQQQLSGAAASNHKQQQHQQGYTSSSSEQLSSPGYRATPTPSTVLPNGINPSTGELSVYGSERRGGMPVAKVAERVRLKPSRSSDNSSRSGSERGLTASDLSSIGVGNPKVAEHLAQSLQECSSVQEILQAMSSHGLSIPENKARDIEVEMERLNSKIEHLRSQNDLLQLSLEESKCSADRLTMLVGKYESNNTALQLAVNYCDQTVEAYEVLLMLCETEQQVVLANCRAAGVGGIGTGESSEGSGEDTEETTMVLKRVHENRKSAENMAKALLQRLDRSCGTMVCHVPGCTLQPWEDVSSHSHTSTTSSTASSCDTEFSKEDEQRLRDYIQQLKNDKSAVRLTVMELESVYIDPMSQEVMSSVDSQRLDLENAVLMQEIAALKEEKAELKAQYYLLEKEKKAAELKMSSRDAREMAYLAQIDHLKSEALDKKVMPKGQKQSANSTPMITLAELSQLDDPSISLDTAEMLRREKKLRSKIHELMATIEKLQKSSEMRHQQSAEFITDLKRANSALVTAYDKAKKKHQNRLKKLEAQMMAMVERHDTQVRMLKQRIALLEEENQASRPPHNETSL